The following are encoded together in the Montipora foliosa isolate CH-2021 chromosome 12, ASM3666993v2, whole genome shotgun sequence genome:
- the LOC137980967 gene encoding putative uncharacterized protein DDB_G0271982, with the protein MTKEIKASGIEVDRPSDIAVEEIAEKYKASEEDAKSQLEAKKEKSLKMKGNKLKRLETRHLRKKERKKERKKERKKGGEGDKPKAHRPRREGTGTIAYLKEKAAQVETLHQEDFKIKRDTQASHENQRNELMQQFLNQQQNQQAMVSSFQQQQQQQIQLIS; encoded by the coding sequence atgactAAAGAGATAAAGGCATCTGGTATTGAAGTAGATCGTCCATCAGACATTGCAGTAGAAGAAATAGCTGAAAAGTATAAAGCATCTGAAGAGGATGCAAAAAGTCAACTTGaggcaaaaaaggaaaaaagtctgaaaatgaaaggaaacaaGCTGAAGAGGTTAGAAACAAGGCActtgagaaagaaagaaagaaagaaagaaagaaagaaagaaagaaagaaaggaggaGAGGGAGATAAGCCTAAGGCACATAGGCCAAGAAGAGAAGGAACGGGCACCATTGCCTACCTCAAGGAAAAAGCGGCACAGGTTGAGACGTTGCACCAGGAAGACTTCAAGATCAAGAGGGATACTCAAGCATCTCATGAAAATCAGCGCAATGAATTAATGCAGCAATTCCTGAATCAGCAGCAAAACCAACAGGCTATGGTCAGTTCATTtcaacagcaacaacagcaacagatTCAACTAATAAGCTAG